From Corvus hawaiiensis isolate bCorHaw1 chromosome 13, bCorHaw1.pri.cur, whole genome shotgun sequence, one genomic window encodes:
- the PIGB gene encoding GPI mannosyltransferase 3: MPEGSAAVLTDTRGARRARGERALTARTRHGLGPRPRPPARYRDRTEVPALSRPPRSRMPRRVEAAAALRERMPGVVRLRKRRSVLYSSAGRAAAQRGAGAAAPAPLLALALALRTFNCFLVQTSFVPDEYWQSLEVAHRMVFNYGYLTWEWTSSLRGYSYPLIFASMYKALQLLAKDNVQLLIWVPRLAQAMLAAFADVKLYSLVQHLENSETAKFVFFCQLCSWFTWYSCTRTLTNTMETILTIFALSYYPIKGSKMGNSCKYLALVALAVVVRPTAVIPWMPLVFSHFLQEQRKADLILQKCIPVGLVTVGTSLIIDRVFFGEWVLVQLNFLKFNVLQNLATFYGSHPWHWYFTQGLPVILGPHLPFFIHGCVLAPRRYCIFLLAVIWTVLVYSTLSHKEFRFIYPVLPFCMIFCGYSLKHLKAWKKSAASFLLLSNLLLALYTGLVHQRGTLDVMSHIQQLCNNPHQSKAFVFILMPCHSTPFYSHVHCPLKMRFLQCPPNLTGNESYVDEADVFYSNPLGWLHKEFDNDTLLPSHLILFSVLEQEISPFLALRGYEKTATVFHTHVPQGRVGSHIYIYRRKTEMNHP; the protein is encoded by the exons ATGCCGGAAGGCAGCGCCGCCGTGCTCACGGACACGCGTGGGGCGCGGAGAGCACGGGGCGAGCGCGCACTGACGGCGCGGACCCGGCACGGCTTAGGACCGCGGCCCAGGCCTCCGGCTCGCTACAGGGACCGGACGGAAGTGCCGGCGCTGTCCCGCCCCCCGCGGTCGCGCATGCCCCGGCGGGTGGAGGCGGCCGCGGCACTGCGGGAGCGGATGCCGGGGGTGGTGCGCCTCCGCAAGCGGCGGTCGGTGCTGTACAGCTCGGCCGGCAGGGCCGCCGCGCAGCGAGGCGCCG gtgcggccgcgccagcgccGCTGCTGGCGCTCGCCCTGGCGCTGCGGACGTTCAATTGCTTCCTCGTTCAGACCAGCTTCGTCCCGGACGAGTACTGGCAATCGCTGGAGGTGGCGCATCGCATGGTCTTCAA TTATGGTTACCTGACTTGGGAATGGACAAGTAGCCTAAGGGGCTACTCGTACCCACTGATCTTTGCAAGCATGTACAAAGCATTACAGCTGCTGGCTAAGGATAATGTTCAGCTGCTG ATCTGGGTCCCTAGGCTTGCACAGGCAATGCTGGCTGCTTTTGCTGATGTGAAGCTTTACTCACTAGTGCAGCACCTTGAAAATTCAGAAACAGCAAAGTTTGTG ttcttctgccagctctgttcCTGGTTTACATGGTACTCCTGTACCAGAACTCTAACAAACACCATGGAGACTATTCTTACAATTTTTGCTCTTTCCTACTATCCGATAAAAGGTTCCAAGATGGGGAACAG CTGTAAATATTTAGCTTTGGTAGCACTTGCAGTTGTTGTTCGTCCCACTGCTGTTATCCCGTGGATGCCTCTGGTCTTCAGTCATTTTTTGCaagaacagagaaaagcagacCTTATCCTACAGAAGTGTATTCCAGTTGG ATTGGTCACAGTAGGAACCTCTTTAATAATTGACCGTGTGTTTTTTGGTGAG TGGGTACTGGTTCAGCTGAACTTCTTGAAATTCAACGTGCTGCAGAATTTGGCAACGTTTTACGGCTCTCATCCTTGGCATTGGTACTTCACTCAGGGACTCCCAGTCATCTTGGGTCCCCATCTGCCTTTCTTTATTCATGGCTGTGTGCTGGCACCAAGAAGGTACTGCATCTTTCTACTGGCAGTGATTTGGACAGTGCTGGTGTACAG CACACTGAGCCATAAGGAATTCAGGTTCATCTACCCAGTACTGCCATTCTGCATGATTTTTTGTG GATATTCTTTGAAACACCTGAAAGCATGGAAGAAATCTGCAGCAAGTTTCCTGCTCTTATCCAATTTACTTCTAGCCCTGTACACAGGCTTGGTTCACCAGCGAGGCACTCTGGATGTTATGAGTcacatccagcagctctgcaataACCCTCACCAGTCAAAAGCTTTTGTCTTCATCCTGATGCCGTGCCATTCTACTCCATTTTACAG TCATGTTCACTGTCCTCTAAAAATGAGATTCCTTCAGTGTCCCCCAAACCTAACTGGCAACGAGAGCTACGTTGATGAAGCAGATGTGTTTTATTCTAACCCACTTGGCTGGCTGCATAAGGAGTTTGACAATGACACGTTATTACCCAGTCACTTGATTCTCTTCAGTGTG
- the RAB27A gene encoding ras-related protein Rab-27A has protein sequence MSDGDYDYLIKFLALGDSGVGKTSLLYQYTDGKFNSKFITTVGIDFREKRVVYRPNGPDGVGGRGQRIHLQLWDTAGQERFRSLTTAFFRDAMGFLLLFDLTNEQSFLNVRNWISQLQMHAYCENPDIVLCGNKSDLEDQRMVKEEEAKELAEKYGIPYFETSAANGSNVSKAIETLLDLIMKRMERCVDKSWIPEGVVRSNGHSSTEQLNEEQEKGRCGC, from the exons ATGTCTGATGGGGACTACGATTACCTCATAAAATTCCTAGCACTCGGTGATTCTGGAGTAGGAAAGACCAGCCTTCTTTACCAGTATACAGATGGCAAATTTAATTCCAAATTCATCACAACGGTGGGCATTGACTTTCGGGAAAAGAGAGTG GTGTATAGACCCAATGGGCCGGATGGTGTTGGTGGCAGAGGACAGAGGATCCATCTTCAGCTCTGGGACACTGCAGGGCAGGAAAG GTTTCGTAGCTTGACAACTGCTTTCTTCAGAGATGCCATGGGGTTTCTTCTACTCTTTGATCTGACAAATGAGCAAAGCTTTCTGAATGTCAGGAACTGGATAa GTCAGCTACAAATGCATGCATATTGTGAAAACCCAGACATTGTGTTATGTGGAAACAAGAGTGACCTGGAAGACCAAAGGATGGTGAAGGAAGAGGAGGCTAAGGAACTTGCAGAAAAATATGG AATACCGTATTTTGAAACCAGTGCAGCAAATGGGAGTAATGTAAGCAAAGCCATTGAAACTCTGCTTGACCTCATTATGAAGCGCATGGAACGATGTGTGGATAAATCCTGGATCCCTGAAGGGGTGGTGCGCTCCAATGGGCACAGCTCTACAGAACAACTGAATGAGGAGCAAGAAAAAGGCAGATGTGGCTGTTAG